The Humulus lupulus chromosome 3, drHumLupu1.1, whole genome shotgun sequence genome window below encodes:
- the LOC133821386 gene encoding potassium transporter 4-like, with amino-acid sequence MTEEESEKFNGLPGVIFVLPDSYIDPQNKEYGDGVAFLFAPIVLIWLFSFFSIGLYNTIHWNPKVVYAFSPHYIVKFFKETGKDGWISHGGILLSITGFC; translated from the exons ATGACCGAAGAAGAGTCAGAGAAGTTTAATG GTCTACCTGGAGTTATCTTTGTACTCCCTGATTCTTACATCGATCCACAAAACAAGGAGTATGGAG ATGGTGTTGCCTTTTTATTTGCACCTATCGTATTGATCTGGTTATTTTCCTTTTTTTCTATTGGTCTCTACAACACAATACATTGGAACCCAAAAGTTGTTTATGCTTTTTCACCCCATTATATTGTCAAGTTCTTTAAGGAGACTGGTAAAGATGGTTGGATTTCTCATGGTGGGATTCTTCTTTCTATAACTG GTTTCTGCTAG